The genomic DNA GGTGTGAAACGCTCAGCAGTGAGGCCGGTTCCTGTGCCGCGCTAAAGTTGGAggtggaaaagcaaaaattccttCTCCAGGACGCCCAAAAGGAGTGCGAGCGGTTGAAGCGATTGTACATCGAGGTGAGCGGAGCGAAGGAAGAGCTGGGACGCGAACTGTCCACACTGCGATCGCAGGACAGTGCGAAGCAGATTGCCGTCTTGCAGGAGCAAGTCGTGTCGCTCGAGCGTGCCCTCCAGCTGGCCGAGTTGAAGGCGTCCGAGCTGGGGAAGTTGCTTGACAAGGAGAAGACGAACCACGaggagctgctgaagcagGTGACCGCTGGTggcagcaccggcagcagtACGAACGACGGCAAAGCTCCACCGAGCTCGGGCAGTGCCAGCTGCACCAAGTGCATCGATGCATTGACACAAATCTCAAAGGTAAGACAATGCGGGCGCTCTATAAAGCAACCGGTATCAGACCGATCGGTAACCATCTTTCCAATTGCAGCTGGAGATCGAAAACCTTAAGCTCCAATCGTCCTGCTCATCGCAGCTGCGCGAAATAGCCGAGCTGAAGGTTCAGCTGAACGAACAGGCAGCGACCGTAACGGAGCTGCACAAACGGCTCGACCTGAAGGCGGAACGCGACCAACTGCTGGACGAACTGAAGGAAAAAGCCGCCCAGTTCGAGCAGATCATTCGCAACCAAATCTCGACCAACACGTCCAGCACCACCGGCGACAATGCCAGCTCCTCCTCACCGCCACAGCGCCGGGAGGTTTGCTCGCGCGATCAAAGCGTCGGCCCGGACGACCCGATCGAGGAGGATTCCGAAACCAGGCGACGACAGATGCGCGAGCTCGAGCAAAAGGTGCGCGAAGAGATGGCAAAGGTTTACGCCGGGAAGGTGAACCAGATAGAGGAGAAGTTTGTCGCGCAGTTCAATCGCTTCAAGGAAAACATCGACACGCTCAAGCACGAGCTGTACGATCGGGTGGCCGAGCTGAAGGTACGCAACCAGGAGGTGGAGGTGCTCAAGTGTGCCATCGTTACCGAGCGCGACAAGATGGGTGAACTGCTGGCCCAGAAGGACACCGATGCCCGCTCCCTGTTCGACAAGCAGTCCGAGCTGATGGGCAAGTATAAGGCCGAACTAGCGAACGGGCAGAAGCGGGTGCAATTTCTCGAGCGCGAGCTGCAGGAAAAACGCGAACTGGTGGCCAGCGAACGGCAGTCGATGGAGAAGCTGATCGCCCAGATCACGGCCGAGCGTAAAATGTTTCGCGAGCGTGAGCAGGAAATGAACGACCGGTTCAAGGAGGTCGAGCTCGAGTACCGGAAGAGCCTGGATCTGGTGACGGAAAAGTATCAATCGGCGAAgaaaaccgcactcaattacAAGGTAATAAGACGGGGGGGTTTTTTAAAGTAATATTGTTGTGTGAGCTTGTTGAGAAGTAACCAATAACAACCTGTTGCCATCCCAACACACAGAAATACGCGGAAGACAAGGAGCAGCACATGCTGAAGGAGTACGATCGCATCAAGGAAGGCTACAATGTGGCGCTGCAAAAGGTACAAACGCGCATGAAGGAGGCGCTGGAAGGCAAGGAACAAAGCATGCGGGACCGGATTGCTAAGCTGGAAGCCGATTACGAAACCAAGCTGCAACTTATCCGGCAGAAAAGCTAATGAAAGctaacacatacatacatacatatgaAGCATTGTATGCGTAGCCAACCATGACGATattgttacacacacacacacatattaaCAAAACTGCCTTGTTAGCAAACACTGCCGACTGTGCTTCTATTTCCTTCCCCCTTGAAATAGAGAGCTCATGGAAGTGATCCTGGAGAGCATGGGAAAAGTATTTTGTGCGCAGTATTTGCTTAAGAGATTCAGACGCACCTGAAAAGCCGTATATGGAATAGAAAATGTTTAACGCCGCACTATGCTTGCAATCAACGAATGTAGTGTGCTTGTATATATATAGCTTCACATAGAAAAGAGCCATTTTTGCCACTAATAAAAATATACTTGTTTAAAGATTATTGTGGAACAGTCTCTTTTTTTGTCACCACGTTCAGTCCGTGTATCTTGCCAGCAACGATCGAACGATTCTCCTCCCTCTTTcggcactcacacactcactgttCACAGcacacccaacaacaacaacaacaacgaaaaatgCCGTGCTTTCTGACCGTGATTTTCTGGTTTaattacaaattaataaatattataCAGGCTGTCCACTCATCGTAACGTAAGCACTTATGTTTGGACATTTATCTAACTTCACTGTATCCACTTGAAATTCTTTTGGCACCCGTCGCCAAGTTTGCGCGTCGAAGTAGTAGTACGTGCCACGTTCGGTTGTGCCATTCTTCTCGTACGGTGTCATGCCGGGCACACGGGTTATCCACACCTTCTCCTCCGTATGATATCGCCAATCTCTACTGTGCCTGGGATGGATGGAAgggggagaaagaaaaatggcaaaaatgtTATTGCcgctaacaaaaaaatgacaGTGCAAATAATTACAGTTCGGCAGCCGCTGCTAATTGCATCATATCACCAACGTtcgtgtaaaataaataaaataatagatCATCCTTATACTTTTGCAGCGTTAGCTTCGACAGCTTGTCCCTTATTGACATGTTGATCAAATACTCTGGCGGTACAGGGTAGTCGATATCCTGAGGCCTACGGAAATCCAAAGGGGGAGCGCGCGATTTGATTAGCAAACAATTTAACAGATTCCGGTCGAGGATAAAAAAGGTCCGTCGTCTCACTTACCTCGCGGGCGCATCAGCAAACGGGCCACCAAAGCACGGGTACAGATTTTCCACCGCGGTCAGATTCAACCCCAGTGCCATCAAGTCCTGGCCCATCGCTAGCGTCACCAGGTTGGGATCCGTTTCCGCTGCCCGGAGAAACGTTAGTAGGCCCACCATACCGAACTGGTTATTCACCATACTGGCAGGGATGTTTGTTACCGTTCCTGCGGGGAGAGATTAAGGTAAAAGAAACGTTCTGTCACTCTTCTCGGTCTGgagagcttctttttttctttgctggtAAAACGTACCATTGGGTGATGTTTGTACGCCTCGCTTCATCGCCCCCTTATCCATGTTAATGTTGGAATTGCCGGAATCACTCTGCAGGTCCATGCCCATGCCTGCCGCACTGCCCACCGGTCCGCTACCGCCAGCACCCTTACCGCCCAAACTATCCGTCCCACCGTGATGGTccggatggtgatggtggtggacgcCTTGCAGACCCTGACTTGCCGCACCCATCTGGCTTCCTTCCGCGTTCTGCGTACCGGGCAACGCTGGAAAGTCTTCGTTCGACATCGTAAACGCAATTTGTTCGGACGTCGGTTGCTTTACCATGCCAACTAGAGAGGAGCGAGAGGAAAAGCTCAATATATGATGCCCCCCTTTGCGCGCCCGCGTTAACAACACCATCCTTACCGTACGGTTTACTGCCCGGAGGTTGCAGCGCGTTCGACTGCGGCAGGGATTGATCGTTTTGGCCACCGCGTGCGTTCGTGAGCGAAGGAAATTCGGAGAGATCGAGCAGGGGCGGTGTGCCAGTTTCCGCCGCACCGCCGTCGAACACACCGTGGTAGTTGTTGAGGCTATTCCCACTTTGAGATCCGTATCCTCGCGACTGCATGAACGAAACCATATTGGACTGCACACGACAACATGAAAATAGAAAGGCAATAAAGAAATGTTTAATCAGCATGTTATTAACCTATATCATAGCAACTAATAATACATTGTTCAACCAGAATCTAATTAAGGGCGAACTTTCCACATCGAACATCTTAGCCAAGTCCTAGAACAGATACTTGTCATCACGCGCAGTGCGTTGGAAACCAGCAACGCTGTTGTATGCATCTAATACAACCTTTCCCGAGTAGGACAGAAGAGACTggaggctgactactttttgACACACGATCGAACCCCATTTCAATAAGATTATACATGTCGAGCTCAGACTTTGGAAAATAATGGAGCCTAAAAAAGTAAGCAAAAGAGGCTTCCGAGACAACAACTAAATTAAAAACCTACAGTAAACACTTTTGCAAAATGGCCCTATTGTTTGACAGCACATACATATGACGACAATATGCTGCGACCGGAATATATGTGATCTTCCTCCACTGAAAGCTGTAAAACGCATCTCGAGGTGAATGTTTCCGCATGAATGTGGAATAGGTAAGGATGCCATGAAACGCAATTATACATTGgccaaaaataaacaaaacgctACCACCGTTCGGCCCCTACAGGGAGGAAAGCACGCCACTTGCAATAGTCACTTTAGCTTTGTAAAACACCATTTTTGCGATCACGATTGAGCGTGACGCACACCGACAATGCCAACGACAAGGACGCCATTCTTTTGTCGTGCTGTGTCGAACTTCCGCGAATTTTTTACCATCACAGATAGCCATGCTCGCCGGTTCTATGTTCCCTGCAGTATCGCATTCCGTTTATGTGGGGCTCTCTATGATCGAAGTTCGCTTCTGCATAATTTACACCATGACTCACTTACATTTCCTTCCCCTACTCCTCCACCGCCTGCGCTTCCTACACTACCCACACCGATGGATGCTACACTCGATGAACCCGACACCGGCGTCGGCCGCTGATGATAGTATCCTTTGTGTGGCATTCCTTTCGGCAGTGTGGAGCACATGCTTCATcaaacgcgcgcacacacacataaacacacggCACAGTAAGCGAAATGAGATGCAAGCTGCCGGAAGTTGGGGCGACACGATATGCGTTGTCTAGCACCTCTAacgcacgcacatacacaaatGCACACGGCACAACACGCGAATACAGCCGCGCCGGggggacaaacaaaacagctctgcGAGAAGGTTTCGTCTAAACTGCGCCTCTTCACTGCCGAACGCCTTTTGACAGGTGCAGATCacactatacacacacacacacgcgttcgTTCACGCACACACTAGCAGAGTAGTGCTTCGTCCTAATAAAGTAGAAGGCGACGGCGAACGGATGTAAATAAGCTAGGTTATGAGCAGGCGCAGCGAGAACAGGCACGAGGCACGCGCGCGTCAAGACGGCTTAATAACAAAACTGCGCAGCAGATTAGAATGTGCTAGTAGTCTTGCTTTTCGTGGTGCCGTTGTCATGGACATGGTATTTGCAAAACGGGAGAGagaattatttatgttttatttcatttacacacacgcgcgatcGAGACCGCGTTCCACATTAACCATCTtctatgtttgttttgtttctccacgccagtttgggtgtgtgtgtactttatGCATCCGGTTTTTTAATGCAATTCAATGGAAGAGCGACAATGTGTTGTGAACGTTTTCACATAAAAAACGCCGGCAACACACCACATCAATAGGCACAATTAATTGTATAAACACAGCACTGCACCAAGCCGCCACACTAATAGTCGAAAAACATGTTTTACCCGAGCggcgaacaaacaaaacgtgtGCACAAGAAGCACCAACCACAAATGGCCACAAACCAGATTAGCGTGAATGTTGAGTGAGCATACACGAGATACCGCGCGCATAGGGTCGCGCACAAACGCTTCATATGTGAGAGGGCGCACTTCTCAACACGCATACACGCAGAGCACCGACTCAACGCGTCACGTTTGCCACTGCGACTACGGCGCATCCAaatccaacaacaacaacacaaatgCATCCGGCCTCT from Anopheles stephensi strain Indian chromosome 2, UCI_ANSTEP_V1.0, whole genome shotgun sequence includes the following:
- the LOC118504297 gene encoding regulator of gene activity, whose protein sequence is MANLNFQQPPRSIPSSVSLSGRGGGGGGGGGNSSVVGGGAGAFGSSGLAGAGGHVTPTSGMFPSVVGASGGPFGQNATPPSQQQSNQSSSSVAPLSPNSNGAGSGNPRPGGGGAGVMGGTSGPNNGGGAGLASNGPNSSQQQQQQQQPQLSSSANALSGGGRSSNLFGAGVGGQQQQRGGGGAGSGSGGFADRRTLSGLSGTSMSNMVSFMQSRGYGSQSGNSLNNYHGVFDGGAAETGTPPLLDLSEFPSLTNARGGQNDQSLPQSNALQPPGSKPYVGMVKQPTSEQIAFTMSNEDFPALPGTQNAEGSQMGAASQGLQGVHHHHHPDHHGGTDSLGGKGAGGSGPVGSAAGMGMDLQSDSGNSNINMDKGAMKRGVQTSPNGTVTNIPASMVNNQFGMVGLLTFLRAAETDPNLVTLAMGQDLMALGLNLTAVENLYPCFGGPFADAPARPQDIDYPVPPEYLINMSIRDKLSKLTLQKYKDDLLFYLFYTNVGDMMQLAAAAELHSRDWRYHTEEKVWITRVPGMTPYEKNGTTERGTYYYFDAQTWRRVPKEFQVDTVKLDKCPNISAYVTMSGQPV